From the Mesotoga prima MesG1.Ag.4.2 genome, the window TACGAGTTCAAGACTATCAACAACTAGATTTCTGATTTGTTTTTTCGCCATACCCATTGCTCTTAGTGGTTCAGACAGTATCCATTCAACCGTTCCTCTGGGGTTAAGAGAGCCTGAAGTGTCCTGAAAAACAAGCTGTACCTTCTTTCTGAACTCTCGAAGACTGTTTGCATCCATTGAATTGACTTCTTCGCCTTTGAACAATACCTTCCCTGCCGTGGGCTTCAGAAGTCCCACTATGCTATATCCTGCCGTTGATTTACCGCAACCCGATTCACCGACGATGCCGAAGGACTCTCCTCTAGAGATACTGAAGGAAATTCCATTAAGCGCTTTTATAGAGCCCGGCCTCCGTAACAAGCTGGTTCTTCTCAAGCGAAAATGCTTCGTGAGATCCTGAATCTCGAGAATTCTCTCCTTCAAAGTTTGCCTCCGGCTAAAAAACATCGCACCTCGTGATCGGAATCGATTTCTTTCAGATCGGGGAACTCCTTCCTGCATCTCTCGAATGAGTAATCACATCTTGGTTCAAAAGGACAACCTTGAGTTAAATCGGCAATGGATGGAACTCTGCCTCTAATATCAAAAAGCTCTTTCCCCTTAGATTCAAGTTTTGGTAGAGCTTTTATCAAGCCCAAAGTATAAGGATGGCCTGGATTCGTGAAAAGTGCCTCTGTAGAAGCTCTCTCAACGATGTGACCTGCATACATTACATAGACCTTAGAACATATTTCCCGAATGACTCCAAGATTGTGCGAGATAAAAATAATAGAGCAGTTGCTTTCACGGTTTATCTTTCTCAGAAGTTCCAGTATCTGTGCCTGAACTGTGACGTCCAGAGCGGTCGTCGGTTCATCTGCGATAATCAGATCGGGATTACACACGATGGCAATAGCAATGGCTATTCTCTGTCTCATCCCACCGGAGAGTTCGTGAGGGTACTTGCCGTATGTTCTTTCTGGATCTGGAAGACCGATACCTTTCATGATCTCAAGAACCCTTGAGAATCGCTCTGCTTTGTCGAGAGAAGTGTGCATCATGAGATTCTCGTCGATTTGTCTTCCTACTTTCATAAGGGGATTTAGAGAGGAGAGGGAGTCCTGAAAAATCATTGATATATCTCTTCCGCGTGTTCCCCTCGCTTCGTCTTCCGTGAGTGAAAGAAGATCGATGCCGGAGAAATTTATGCTTCCAGTAGCGAATGAATTATCGGGTAAAAGGCGCATTATTGACAATGCCGTTACTGTCTTTCCACAGCCGGATTCTCCGACTATCCCAACGATTTCTCTCTTTTTTACTTCAAGAGATATTCCTTTCACAGCGTGAAGAAGCCCTTCTGGAGTCTTGAATCCAATTTTGAGATCTTTGATTTCTAGTAAGGGCTCGTTTTCACAGTTCATTCTCTTTCACCTATTCTCTCTAATGTCTCTGATCCCATCTCCTAGGAAGTTGAATCCCAGCACAAGAAGCGTGATAAAGATTCCGGGTGCTATCGCGTACCAGGGGCTGACGGTTATGAAGACCTGAGACTCACTCAGCATTCTTCCCCAGCTGGGATTGGGCGGCTGAATTCCAAGTCCAAGATAACTCAGCGCCGCTTCGGCGAGAACTGCGTTTGCAAATCCCATTGAAGCAGCAACGACTATTGGGGAAAGCACATTTGGCAGTATGTGTCTGAACATTATCCGCAAATTCGAGATGCCCTTTATCTTTGCATTCTTGACGTAATCCAGCTCTTTGTGTTGAACGAAACCGCTTCTTGTGATTCTGGCAAACGAAGGAATTGACATTATCCCTATTGCAATAATCGTATTTCTCAAGCCTACTCCAAAAACGGATACAAACATCAGTGCAAGAAGGATACTTGGGAAAGCCATCATAGCGTCGACGATTCTCATTATTATCTCGTCGACTATTCCTCCAAAGTAACCAGAGATTGCGCCGATAAGTACGCCAAAAACACTGCCAATCGATACCGCGACTAGTCCCACAAAGAAGGCTGTCTGGGATCCTTTCATTATTCTGCTGAGCACATCTCTTCCAAAGTTGTCTGTGCCCAGGAGGTGACGCGCTGAAGGAGGTTCAAATCGTTCAAGTCTATTGATCTCTGTTACAGGAAATGGAGTATAGAATAGACTGACTACCATCATCAGCATCAGAATGGAAATCAGCACTGTCCCAATCCATAGATTGATCCTCCTTTTGTTCATGTTAGTCCCTCTGACCCAATCTGATTCTTGGGTCGATAACTGTGTATATGACGTCGATAAAGAAGTTAATAATAACGACTATGAAAGCAATGTACAAAACCATTCCCTGCACCAGAGGGAGATCCCTGGTCGTGATGGCGTTTATCAGAAGTCTTCCGACGCCGGGAAGCGTGAAAACCTGTTCAATGACGATTGATCCGCCTAAAATGTTTGCCGTTATCATTCCAAGTACAGTGATAATAGGAATCAGGGCATTCTTGAGTACATGTCTCAATAACACTGAATTCAGGTTCATCCCTTTCGACATTGCGAGCCGTACATAATCGTTCTTCATCTGATCCATTACGGAGTTTCTTGTGTATCTTATGACTGATGCAATCGATGGAAGCGCTATGGCGATGGCTGGTAGGATAAGTGACTTGAACGCTCCATAAGCATCCTCGCTCCAAGGAACATATCCTCCAGGTGATACCCAGCGAAGGAGAATTCCAAATATATAGATCAAAATAATCCCACTCCAGAAAGATGGAATTGCCATCCCAATCTGTGAGATTAGTGTGATCATAACTCCTGGTAGCCTTTCACCATATTTTGCGCTAACTATGCCAAGAGGAATGCCTATTAGGATAATCAGGGCCAAAGCCATCACTGCGAGAGAAATAGTTACGGGCAATCTGTCGAGGATTAATTCCGATACAGGAACGGAGTATCTCATTGAGATTCCAAGATCACCCGTGAAAAGCCCTTTCAACCACCTGGACAGCCTTATCCCTAATGGATCATCCAAACCTAGTTCTGCTGACAAGGCTTCATACTGGGATTCTTGAGCATCCACACCAAGTCTTGACAACGCAGGATTGCCCGGAATGATCTCAAATGTAACAAAGGTTATCAGCAAAACCAGAAGCACCGTTAAAATCATGGCAAAGAGCTTCTTTAAATAAACAAACACAAATGCCTCTCCTTGTCAGCGATAATAGAGAGTCGACATGTCTTGCACGTAGAGAGGATAGACCGTGTATCCGTGCAAATTGGGAGCTAGAGCAACGATAAAGTTGGGATCCATGATGTAAACTGCGGCGGCATCTTCTGTAAGAATCTCTTGAGCTCTTTTGAACATAGATGCTTTTTCTTCGACGGCAGTCTTTTCAATAGCCAGACTAATTATACGGTCGTATTCACTGTCGGAATAGTTGTAGAAATTTCTCGGATAGTCGGAAACATATCGCCTCAATATTTCGTAAGCACTCAATTTGCCAGTAAGACCGATTATTGTCATTTCGTACTCTCTTGCTGTGTAGACTCTGTCCAGCCAAACACTCCACTCGACAAGCTCGATCTCCGCCCTTACACCCACTCTCTTAAGCTGTTCCGCAATTACCTGGGCAGTATCTATATGAAACTGATAGTTGGAAGGCACAGTAATCTTTGTGTCAAATCCATCTGGATATCCAGCTTCTGAGAGAAGAGCTTTTGCTTTCTCGACACTCGGTTCGTAGTAGTCCTCAAGACCTTCTCTGTAATACGCGCTCATTATCGGCGACATGTTTGAGCCGAGCTTTGTCCCGTAACCGCCGGCCACGATTTCTATAATCTCCTCCTTGTCCACAGCATGGTTTATCGCTCTCCTGACTCTAATGTCGTCGAAAGGGCTGACCGCATGGTTCATTGCCATCAACTGAACCATATTCTGTTCGGCAGTTAATAGATTGTATCGATCTCCTAGTGCCATTGCCTGAATAGCATCGAGTCTCGGAAGTATCTGAACCTCTCCTGCCAGGAAACTCATTATTGCTGCCTGATTGTCGGGAATTATTCTAAATTCAACTTCCTCGACTTTTGGCAGCTCAGGATTCCAATATTCCTCAAACTTTTCGATAACTAGCCTCTGACCCGGTCTATATTCTACGAACCTAAAAGGACCTGTTCCCACAGGATTCTTCTCATGGTTTTCGTTACTTTCCGGAATAATTGCCACTATGAACTTCTCGAGAAAGTCAGTGTTGAGTGTACTGAGTTTGACCCTGACAGTCTTGTCATCTACCGCTTCAATCTTCGAAACAAACTTCTCAAAATCGGGAGAAAGTCCTCTTTCGCCGTTAGAGCCTTTGAGCCGGTTCAAAGAGTACAAAACATCGTCTACCGTAACCTCTGATCCGTTATGAAACTTCACTCCGCTCCTGAGATTGAAAGTGTAGACCATACCGTCTTCAGAAATACTGTAGCTTTCGGCTATGGCAGGTATTACGGTACCATTAGGGTTGGGCTTGAGAAGACCCTCGAACACGTTAAACATCATTTCGTAGGTTCCCGAAGCCGCCGCCCTGTGTGGATCGAGAAAATCGGGATCCTGCATCACCGCAACCACTATTCTCTGTGAAAGCAAGGCAGTAACGGCAACAATCAACAACATCAACATTAAGCCAATTCTTCTCACTTCATTCCTCCCCAAACGAACCCATCAGTGCATCATTCAATCCGGGCGTAATATACAGTAAAGCCAGCATCGATTGATATTTTAAACATTATGAGTGGAAAAACCTAACTCTGGCTTTGTTGAGAAATATTCCGGGATAATTTGCAAATCTTCCGTTTCATCAATAGTCTATCGCAGATTACGTTGCTTTATGCGAAGATTCTTGTAGTTCTTATCCAGCTCATCAATCTTCATTGTGTGTTCGTAGGTAGTTCTAGGTATTTAGGTCGCCGAGACGGCTTCTTCAGAACTACATGTGTTGATTTCAAACTTCGGAAAAACCAGAGTACGAATGTCCAAAGAAACTGTGAAAAAGCCGGACGCTACCATCTTAGTAAAATCTCCCGATAACTCTATATGAGATGGTTTGTCATAGGTTATTATGTAGTTATACTCGATACTTTTCTTATTGCGGGAGGTGCTCGTTGATAAGGAAAATAGCTACATTAGCAGTAATCGTCGTGATGTCTTCTGTATCTCTGGTTTCCAATCCCATAAATGATGTGATAAATAGAATTATCGACTTTGAGGGTTTTTGGGGGGCCATTCTTGTCTCCAGGGGAGACGTTATCCTTCATGCAGGCGGCTATGGCATGGCCGATATCGAGAGAACTATCCCCAATACTCCAGAGAAGAAGTTCAGAATTGCCTCTATAAAAAAGCAGTTCACTGCGGCGGCGATTCTGAGGCTATGCGAAGATGGTCTTATGTCTCTTTCAGATCCGGTTGGGAAGTTCATACCTGAGTTTCAAAACGGCGACATCATTTCGATCGAACAAATGCTTAATCATTCTTCTGGAATCCCCACAATGATTAACACGCAAGAACTCCGTGAGGAAATCAGGAAATTTGAAGTGGGAAGAACTCTTCAAGAGGCCGAAATCGCCTACATCTCCTCTCTGCCTTTGAGGTTTGAACCTGGAAGCAGCTTTCTCTACAGCAACAGCGCCTATTTCCTTCTCAGTGTCATAGTAGAAAGGGCAAGCGGGAAGCGCTATGATGAATATCTGAGAACGAGCTTCTTCGAACCACTGGGAATGAACAACACCGGTTACGACTACAATGAATACGATAGCGGATGGGGTCTTCCTTACTACTGTGATTCCTATGTTATAGATCTCTCTAGCGTAAGACCTGCTGACTGGGTCGATAGAAGGCTTCCCGGAGGAGCCGGGGGGTTATACTCCACTGTGTATGATCTGTATCTGTGGGACCGAGCGCTTTCCGCCGGCGAAGTGCTTTCAGAAAGCTTTTTAAGACTAATGCAGAGTCCATCAAACGAACTCTTTGAGGCAGGCTATGGAGTCTTCATCGGTAACGAGCTTATAGATGGCGAGTACAGAAGAGTTGTTTATCACGACGGAGACACGAAGGGTACCTCGACTAGAATAAATAGGTATGTCGATGACGACATCTTTGTGGTGGTGCTGAGCAACATCGAGGGAAAGGATTTCACCGCTCTCGCGCACGAACTGGCGAAAGCCGTTATAGTGAACGATATGGGAAGTAATTGATTCGGCGGGTTGAGCGTTTTTTGTCGGAAGTTCTAAATGGAAAGAACCGCTCTCATTCATTTGAAGAGCGGTTCTCTGCCTTATCGGAAGACTCGATTTGCTAACGGGGTTAATCTTCAATCGGTTTTGTACAGAGCTTCTACAGTCTTTCTTATGTCGGAGTAATTGAGCATCAACTTTCCGTTCTGCGGCCGGTCAGTGTCGAGGCTCGCCTCGTCGACCCAGTAGCTGTCTAGTTCGGCGATAACGCCCTTCGAGTCGACGATGAAAACCCTCTCCTCGCCTGGGAAGCCGTAGAAATCGACCAGGGCTTTTTCGTCTCTCAAATAGATATTTTCCAGCAGCGCCGCTTCCGGCTCGACTTGCTCCTTTCCTGTGAGTACCCATAGAACCTTCAGATCTGTGTACCTTTGGGCGAGATCGATGATTCCGTCCAATCTGAACCTTTCGAAAGCGCTCAGAGAAATGCAGTCGCAATCGGAGTATACCGGTTCGACGACTGTCGCAGGCGTGACTTTGCTGAGGACGATCAGGCTGGGGGATCCCTCAAAAAAGGCCGCATTAACAATTGGATCCGTCTGGAGAACTCCGGGAATCGGAAGAGCATCTCCCTTGAGAAATCTCGGTTTCTCCGTCGGAGCGTACCCGGTCTCCTCGAAGGAAACCTTTTTCCCGTCTTTGGAAACTTCGCCAAGTCTGTATGCCTTGCCGTTCAAAGAGAAGACTTCCCCATGCAGGAAGATCTCGTAAGAGTCGTGGATTAGAGCAATTTCGCCGTCGCCGTCCGTATCGACTCCGAAGTAAACCTGGTCGGTAGAGTAAAAACCTTTGGGGTCGAGCGTGAAGAGTTTGAGCTTTCTCGGGCCGTCTTCGGCCCAGACTAACCCCTCCATGTGCTCATACAAACAGTATCGGAACTCCAACTCGCCAGTCAACCCCGTCTTTCTGGCTAACAGTTTGACAGATCTTGATTCCCAATAACCCTCGAGTTCATAAAAGGTTTTGACTCTGGTAATCCACTCGTAGGTCGTAGTGTCTTGGTGGGTCTCCTTGAAGTCCGGTGCGATCGTTGGGTCGTCAAGCACATTGCTGTTGTTGTTTGCGTCGATCCACAGGAGGGGGATCTCTCCGGGTATGAGCGCGAATACTATCGGCTTGGCGCCGAGCTCGAGAAGGCCGTACTTCAATCCTTTTATAGATGGAGCTTCCAGAGTGTCAGGTTTTGATTCGCTGAGCGGGACGAGCGTCATTTCGTTTCCGGCCATCCATGGAATCTGTTGAGTCAAGTAGCCTGTAAGGCCGGCGGCAAAGGTAGTGACGAAACACAGAGAAAGTATTAGAAAAAGCATTGTCCTTTTCATAAAATCACCTCCAGTTATCTGTGACATTTCGGAGAAACTTTATGAGTCCGAACAGGCACATGATGACTCATAAGTGAAGCAAGAGCCTTCGTAAGGCCCGGTGTTTATGAAACAACCCACCGAACCTTCAACCTCTCCGATGCCGGAAAACTCACCGCTGGAACTGCAGGACTGAACGATGAAATAAACGACGTAACAATCTAGATAGAGATGCAATGTTACGGCCAGTGGATTTCCGTTGCCATCGAAGTTCGCCGCTCTGCCCGTTAGTACGCAGTCGTATCCCTGATCGCCCCGGAAACAGCTTCCGTAGCATCTTATGATATAACAACCCGGAAGTTCGACACGCGTCTGTTTTGTTTGCTCCAGACCGTTTGCGAAAGAGACTGATAGAAGGCAGAGCAGAAGTAGAACTACCGTAAGTCTCATAATACCACCTCCAATGATTGAATTTGGATAGGGCACATGAGTATGTACACCAATAGTTTACCACAATACCGTATTGTAAATTAAAGGCAATACGGAATCTCTATAAATACATTTCATTATATTGGTGAAGTACTGCCAACAAAGCGATGAAGGCGATCGGGAGACCAAGCTTTTCCGCTCGAGGCGGTTGGAAAGGTTCAGCAGGTTCTGATTTTTTTGGCGCGCGGATTTCTGTATGACGGCATTGGTTCTGCGAAGAGGCTGGATTGTCGCAGTGAAGAAGATTGACGGTTCGTGAAATTCTAGGTTGTGGCTGGCTGTCAAAAAACTCTGTAGAAACACGCACGTTGTTAATCTGATTGCATTCTGATCGAGAGAGTGACCCGGTCTTTAATGAAGAGAGTGAAAATAAATTTAAGAAAGCTATCGCTTGGCGACTGTTCATGAGAATGTGATCGATTATGCATCCATATGCCCGTCTTTGATGTCCAAAATTACGAAAACGGCTTGCGATTGGTCCGAATCGGAAGGCAGCAGAAAACTTTGAATGTTTCCTTTATTCAGGGGAAAGCTTTTTCCTCAAAGATTTTCCATTTCTACTTTTGTAATAGATGCCGTAATGCATCATAATTAAATCTACTTAAGAGAGAGTTGATGCATCAAAATAAAATCTACTCGAAGTCGACATGAAGGAGATTAAGAACACGTCCCTTTGAGTTAGATTTTGACTTCATTATCTGCATATCGGATGCTCGATTTGACTCTCAAACTCGTGGTATCATAATTCAATTGCTTTCCCGGAGGTGTACGATGATTCCAGAGAAGGTAATGGCCATACTGAAGGCCAACGACCTAGAGTTTTACGAGTTTCCTGAAGGGACGACACCCACTGCCATCACGGCTGCGCAGATGTTGAAGGTGAAAGTCGGTCAGATAGCAAAGTCGATCCTCTTCATTTGCAAAAGTGGAAGAGCTTATCTTGTGGTCTGCCCGGGTGATCGGAAGGTGTCGCTTTCGAAGCTCAAGAAAATCGCCGGTGAAAAACCGAGACTCGCAGATGAGACCACAACACTTCAGTTAACAGGCTTTTCTCCCGGAAGTGTTTGCCCCTTCGGACTTCAGGATATCAATATTATCGTTGATCTTAATCTACGGGAATATGATGTCGTGTTCCCTGCCGCGGGGACTTCGGGTTCTGCAGTTGAGACGAGCTTCGAAGAGCTTGTAAGGATAACTGGAGCCAAGGTAGCCGATGTCAGCAATCCCATGTCTCAATCGTAGAATACTACCAGTGGCAGCCCGCTGATCGGGTTTTCCATGATTCTTGATTTGAGGCCGTAAACCAAACTAATAATTTCCGGAGTAACGATATCCCATACCTTGCCTGAAGCAATTACTCTTCCATTATTGATGAATAGAAGCCTGTCTGAAATTTCTACCGCCTGATTTATATCGTGAAAGATCGCTATTGCACTTAGTCCTTTTGCGCGGACGAGATCGGTCGCGATTTTTCCGACTCTTCTTGCGTGGCCAGGGTCTAGGTGAGTTGTGAACTCGTCCATAAGAAGTATCTTCCCTTCCTGGGCAAGAGCCTTTGCAATTATTACACGCTGTTTCTCACCTCCGCTGAGCGTACTGAAGGGACGATCCTTGAATTCATATACTTCCGTAAGCCTCATCGATTCCTCAATGATCCTGTAATCTTCATTTGTCATGTTTCCCAGTCCGTTCAAATGTGGATTTCTTCCAAAGGAAACAATAGTCTCAACTTTCAGATCAAATGATGGTTCAAAGCTCTGTGGAATGTAAGATACTATTCTTGCCAGTTTTTTTGTCGAGAGGCCCCGAAGGTTATCGCCCATCACACTAATTTTGCCGCTCCAGTTCTTTCGAATTCCGCAGATTACGCTCATGAGGGTTGATTTACCGCTTCCATTAGGTCCCAGAACTCCAAGTACTTCACCATTCTTTAGGTGGAGATCGATTCCTCTCAAGACCTCCTCTTTGCCGTAGCTGAAATGGAGTCCCTCTATTTGTATAGGTTCAACCATCTTTAGCCACTTCCTTGCTTCTCAACAAGAAGATGAATACGGGCGCTCCCACAAGCGCTGTAACTGCACCTATAGGAAGCTCTGTTGGTTGAAACAGTGTTCTTGCAAAAGCATCGCAAATCACCAAGAACAGCCCTCCAAGCAGCGCAGTTGCAGGAAGGTTCAATTTGCTGTCCGCCCCAAAAGCAAGTCTTATCATATGCGGAATGACTAGACCTACGAAACCTATCAACCCTGCAGTTGAAACGGCGACGGCGGATACTATAGAAACCGTGAAAAAGACGAGAAACTTGAGTAATTCAGGACGGACACCGACGGTAATTGCGTGTTCTTCACCAGCCGCCATAATTACCATTTTCCTGTGGATTACCGCAAATATTCCATACTGGGCAAAAATGACAGGAGTTAATTTGAAGACGTCATTCCATGTAGCTCCAGACAGCGAACCCAGGGACCAGAAATGTAGAGTTATTACGTTTCGCCACGCAAAAACGACGAGAAATGTTACTGCTGCATTAAAGAGAAAAGAGACTATTACCCCGGATAGGACGAGTGTTGTAATCGGAATCCTTCCTCCCCTTCTGGAGATCGTGTAAGTCAGGAAAGATGAAAACAGGGCGAATGCAAAAGCAAGCGTGTTCATATTGAGGTCTAATCTGCTCACTTCCCGCAAGAATAGAGAAAGAACAGCTCCAAAAGAAGCCCCTGCAGATATACCGATAATGTAAGGATCTGCCAAAGGATTTTTAAGGGTTAACTGAAGACCGTTTCCACCCACTGCCAGTCCCGAACCGATTAGGAATGCCACCAATAACCTTGGAAGCCTTAGATTCAGATAGATACTGGAGGCAGTTCCCGAAGAATTACCGATGAGTATCTCGAAGATTTCGCCGAGGGAATAGCTTATCGTGCCGAAACTCGAAAACCACAGCATCCCTAGAATGGATGCTGTGGAAAGCAGTACGAATAATACAGTTCGTTTCAAAAGAAGAACTCCTTTAGCGTTTTAACTAAGTTGACAAAATTGGGGTTTGCATAAGCTGTAAGTCCGTCATAAAGGGGATAAACTCTATCGTTCTTCACAGCTGGCAGTTCTTCAAAGGGCTTGTATGAGACAATCATATTGACAGCTTCTTCCTGCCCACCTTCGTAATAGTATGGAACCAGTATTATCTCGGGCTGAGAATTCAGCACAAACTCTGGGCTTACTGGAAACCACCCGTTGTTTCCACTGTATGGAGCGGCGACGTTCGCACCGCCTGCGAATGCGATTGCTTGATTCACAAAGGAACCTGTCCCGCATGTCCATATATCGCTAACCTCCCCGGCTATCATTATGTAAATTACTCTGGGTTTCTCATCTTGAGATAGCTTATGAGAGTCTTTTGCGATTGCGAGAACCTCTTCTCTGAAGTCATCGGCGGAGGTCTTGCCTCTCTCGGGAACGCCAAAAATATTCCCAACAACCACGAGATTTCTGTAGATGTCCTCGAAGGAGTTTGGATTCATCACGTATGTATTGACCCCGATATTCTCCAGTTTCTCAACTTCTGCCTCCTGAAACCCTCCCGAAATCATCACAAGATCAGGACTGAGTGAGACTATCTTCTCCAGGTTTAAGGGAACCAGATTGCCGATCTTTTCTACTTCGTTCGAAAGCGCAAATGGATCCCAGTCGGTTACTCCTACGATTCTGGATGAAAGGTCAAGAACCTCAAGATACTTCGTTATCGCGGGAGAAGCGACAACCACTCTTTCGGGAGGTTCATTGATCGTTACGAGTCTTCCAAGATCATCCACAATGTCGATCGCAGCTGACAAAGCAGCAAACAGTACAACCAAACCAACTGTTAAAGCTCTTTTCAAAACACTCACCTCTTTTGCAAGGAATTTCACCACCCCTCTACCTCGGAAGGATGGTGATATCTGAGCTTCACTCAGGTCTCCTGACTTGCGGATCAACCTAATGTCTGCGCCTTCCCGGTTACCCAGTGGCACTCGCAGAGTTCGTACCGCTCACAGTGGCGGGACCGTACCGGATTCACACCGGTTTCCCTTGATATGAAGCTATGTTTTTCAGAGTTACCTGGAGAAATACCTGTCCAGATCCTCCAGTCTTATTACCATGGAGATTGGTCTTCCATGGGGACAAACAAGAAGATTCTTTCTTCTCAGCTCTTCGAAGAGCTCCTCCGCTTGTCCTATGTCAAGTCTGTTTCCGGTCCTTATTGCAGCCTTGCATGCAATCGATGCCAGGAGATTATCGAAAACCGTTTTCGGATCCTCAAGACCTTCAAGCCTCATTTCGTCGAGAATCTCCTCTAGCACATCGACTACGCCTTCTACTCCCATGACCTGAGGGATAGAGACCATTATGATTTTATCATTGACGAAATCGAAAGTGAACCCAAGTTTCTTCAGCGTTTCCTCTCTTGCGATAACCAGATCCATTCTTGACCTCTCGAGATTCAGTTCAAGAGGCATTAGAAGATTTTGCGGGGCGATTCTCTTGCTTTCTTTGAGGGTCTCGAAAATGATCCGCTCATGAGCGGCATGCTGATCGATCAACAAGAGACCGTCCTCGGATTCCGCAATCAAATACCTTTCTCCGAATACGCCAATAAAACTGACTTTTCCTTCCCCACTTTTTTCCTTTTCCGGTGAACCTTCACGCTCTCCACCAAGAGCAAATGATCTGAAATGGTGACGATCAATTCTGGACTGCGTGTAGGTGTCGCTAGCATTGTTATCGAAGACTTTTTGGTTCCTCCATGGGTGTTTGAAGCCGTGATTACTTACTTCGTGATCCTGATAAATCTCTGAGACATCTTTCCGTTCCTCCGAACTTCCGGTTATGTTCTCTTCGCTATGGACTATATTGATTGTGAAATGACCGGCACCTTTGATGGCCGACCGCACTGCTCTCTTCACCTCATCCAGAACGGCTGCAGTAGAAGCAAACTTAACTTCGAGTTTCTGTGGATGGATGTTAACATCGACTTCCTGAGGGTCAATATCAATAAAAAGAACTGCAAAAGGAAAATTACCTTTTTGAAGGGTTTCGCCATAACCTCTTTCCAGTGCATAATTCAGTTCGAATTGTCTCACATATCTTCTGTTCACAAAGATGTTTTCACCCATTCTGTTTTTTCTCGTGCGGCTAGGGAGTGTAACGTAACCATTGACCTTGATTTCGCCTGAATCACCTGATACGGGAATTAGATCCCTCGTAGAGATCCCCGGATAGATGAGAGCGATCCTATCCTGAAGAGATCCGGCTCCTCTTGTGTCGAATACCGTTTGAGAATCACGGGAATACACAAAATCGACATTTTCGAAAGCTAAAATAAATCTCTGGATCATCTCAGTTACCATACGACCTTCAATTGAGGCGGACTTCAAGAACTTCCTTCTGGCGGGTGTGTTGTAAAGCAGATCAAAGACCTCCACGAAAGTGCCATTTGAGCCGCTTAGGGGTTTCTGCCCAGTGACACTTCCTCCTGCGATTTCCAGGATCGTC encodes:
- a CDS encoding FecCD family ABC transporter permease, with amino-acid sequence MKRTVLFVLLSTASILGMLWFSSFGTISYSLGEIFEILIGNSSGTASSIYLNLRLPRLLVAFLIGSGLAVGGNGLQLTLKNPLADPYIIGISAGASFGAVLSLFLREVSRLDLNMNTLAFAFALFSSFLTYTISRRGGRIPITTLVLSGVIVSFLFNAAVTFLVVFAWRNVITLHFWSLGSLSGATWNDVFKLTPVIFAQYGIFAVIHRKMVIMAAGEEHAITVGVRPELLKFLVFFTVSIVSAVAVSTAGLIGFVGLVIPHMIRLAFGADSKLNLPATALLGGLFLVICDAFARTLFQPTELPIGAVTALVGAPVFIFLLRSKEVAKDG
- a CDS encoding ABC transporter substrate-binding protein; this encodes MSVLKRALTVGLVVLFAALSAAIDIVDDLGRLVTINEPPERVVVASPAITKYLEVLDLSSRIVGVTDWDPFALSNEVEKIGNLVPLNLEKIVSLSPDLVMISGGFQEAEVEKLENIGVNTYVMNPNSFEDIYRNLVVVGNIFGVPERGKTSADDFREEVLAIAKDSHKLSQDEKPRVIYIMIAGEVSDIWTCGTGSFVNQAIAFAGGANVAAPYSGNNGWFPVSPEFVLNSQPEIILVPYYYEGGQEEAVNMIVSYKPFEELPAVKNDRVYPLYDGLTAYANPNFVNLVKTLKEFFF
- the mutL gene encoding DNA mismatch repair endonuclease MutL, which produces MRIHELPTDVVRKIAAGEVVTGCFSVVKELVENSIDAGASLVEIEIRSGGKEYIMVRDNGSGMTNQEAKLAIKPHTTSKISSIEDLDSLITFGFRGEALSTIASVSRMRLSTAADSEELGTILEIAGGSVTGQKPLSGSNGTFVEVFDLLYNTPARRKFLKSASIEGRMVTEMIQRFILAFENVDFVYSRDSQTVFDTRGAGSLQDRIALIYPGISTRDLIPVSGDSGEIKVNGYVTLPSRTRKNRMGENIFVNRRYVRQFELNYALERGYGETLQKGNFPFAVLFIDIDPQEVDVNIHPQKLEVKFASTAAVLDEVKRAVRSAIKGAGHFTINIVHSEENITGSSEERKDVSEIYQDHEVSNHGFKHPWRNQKVFDNNASDTYTQSRIDRHHFRSFALGGEREGSPEKEKSGEGKVSFIGVFGERYLIAESEDGLLLIDQHAAHERIIFETLKESKRIAPQNLLMPLELNLERSRMDLVIAREETLKKLGFTFDFVNDKIIMVSIPQVMGVEGVVDVLEEILDEMRLEGLEDPKTVFDNLLASIACKAAIRTGNRLDIGQAEELFEELRRKNLLVCPHGRPISMVIRLEDLDRYFSR